The genomic segment ATTATCATTCTTTCAAGCATTTGCATTCTATAATTGGACGGATGGCAACTTAAAGGAGATAGAATTACAAACACAGAATGAAATAAAGAAATGGATGAGATATTCTCCAATCACGTTTGTCTTGCAAAGAGAGACCACAGATGAAGGGAAATATAcattagaaggaaaaaaaaaagaggacaaAAGACAAAAAGGGCCAAAAAAAGGTAATAGTTAATTTTGCTTCATCAAACCCTATTCAATTTCATCAGGCATGTTGTTAAATAATAGGCCCTATAGGCAGCACAGATGTTATAATATGAACTGTTGTCGTTAGCAATTTTGAAGACAGTAAAGGTTCTGCTCATTGGTGGTATAAGCACCTTCGGGCTGACTGGCCACGACTAGGAAATTACTTGTCGTTTCCCAAGACGTATAGCATTCCCGCGGAAcaggaaagggaaaaaaaattcatctcCAATACTGAAGAAAGCAAAAAGAATCAGATTGCAAGAGTTCACGTGATACTTAACTCTCCTAAATCTCCTTCCTATACCTTCCTCGAATATAAAATGGCATGTGGAATTTATCTCGTGCAAGCCCTATCTTTTTTGTGTATTCTGCCATGTCAATTCAGGTCTTAGATGAGAAAGAAGAAATGTTAAAAGGAGGACACTTTCCCTCCCTTCCATGCTCCTATCCAAGACAATATTTAGGggataaatttaaaataaaataaaataaaggcaAATGATTTCTCCTCAATTCACCTCACCTTATTTTGTCTACCTTAGTTTGAAACAGAACACAGTAAACTACAAAATCCCAACATAGCCCATGAAGGTTTCAGTTGTGTTCAAGACTCAACTTTTATGTATCCTCTAACGTCTGCGGACATAAGTGGACAAGTGGCTCATGAAGATACATTTTAAACACTATAATAATTTGTCATTCACAAATTCAAATACTTCTTAAATGATCTAAACAACTATAGCGATTTAAGATGATTTCAAATCCTTTGTCAAATTTCTCAATCCAAACGAAGCCAAAAGGAATAAGCAAGACGAAAAAGATTAAGAAGGCTTTTGTCAGTATAAATTGAGAAGTCAGAGAGAAATTTTAATCCagcttttttcaaaaaaagaagGGGTTTGGGGGTGGGGGCGGGGTCTAACACTAAAAGCTGACAGCAGTTAACAGTACTAAAGACCTGAAATTGGAGTAGGAGCCGGAACAGCGGTAACGGGAGTCTCGTTAGCCGGCCGGAACTCCTTATCCGGGCTACCCACAACCTCCTCCTGAACGGACTGGTCAAAATCAGAGAACAAGCCATCGTCAGCTGCAGCGCTCCGACCACTGTCAAACACAGCCTCTGTCTCAGCGTCGGCCTCCTCAGGACCCTCGGTGGCAGAGGGCGCCAAAGCCAAAACTAGCTCTTCTGCTCCCTCCTCAGCGGCGGGGGTGGCACCATCGGCCCGGCCTCCGCCGTCGAGAATATCGTAAACCTCTCTATCGAAGAATCCGGGAAGCTTCCTCTCCCTCCTCAAATCATTCCTCATGAGCCAAAACGAGTCGGTTTCTTCCCTTATCTGAGACTCCCACTCTTTGATCTTCTTAAAGTCCCCAGCCAGATTGCTCCATCTCTTCCTGCACTGGACGGGGCCGCGGTTGACGCCGTGCCTCTTGCAGTAAGAAGAAACAGAGGCCCATTTGGGCTCGACGTGGGCGGAGCCGAAGGCGAGGCCGGCGGTGCGGCCTCTGCGGACGCGGTTCTCGGCGACCCTTTTGCCCTGAATGAGGACGAGGATTTCTTGGCGGGTCCAGCGGGGGAGCCTGGGGACTTTGGCGGAGTCGTCATCTTTGTGGGGGTCGAGGGCGGTGGTGGGGGGTTGACGGCCGTTGAGGGCGGCGgtggagggggagggggaaggggagtCAGAGTGGGGAGGAGCAGCAGCCACAGCGAGGCTCAATTGTTCTAAGGCCATCTGGCAAAAGCAGACAGTTCGGGGCTTttgtactctctctctctctctctctctcacacacacaaaTCTCAATCTGGGTTTTTGATTGTTTTGTTGATTGTTGATTAAAATCGTAAAGGCACGTAAACACGTGACTTAAGACTCAACGGGAAACGGAGTGGATTTAGGGTAACGGCGTTTCTGTTTTTATGGTTTTGAGGAACCCttcccaaaacccaaacccataGTCCCAAACCCACTTTGCGAGAGATGCTTACCTATCTATTCAAAAGTAGTAGCAGACTATTTAAGTAACTTTTCCTGTATCTAAATATATCTTCTAATAGAGTAGTAATATGGCGACTAAGGAGGgaagggggaaggggaagtggggAAGGTGTCTTCCTTCCTTGAGGAAGTTATGCTTGTGGATGATGATGGTGATGAGAGACGGAGGGAGTCTAGGACGACTCGACCAGACCAAAAAGCCTGGGAAGGgttcctctttctttctttctttctttttttttttccttctcctttcTTTGGTTTTGTTGGGGTACACCGTACACTTACACACTGCTAGTGCTAGTGCTAGTGCTAGTGCTGGTGGTGTAGTGATTAAGAGAGCGGGTTCGTTTTTTTCCCCAAGAAATCTTCTTGCTTGCCTGTGGATTTGACATTTATTTTTGGGATGGTGATGATGATTAAGGTGATCATGGCTGTCTTATCTTTTTTTATAATCATCTTCTACCATTGGTCTTCTTGGTGTTAAGTGTGATTTTCCCCATGGCCGTGGGAATTCTTTGCATGTACTGTACATATATATAACCTATGAGGAAGACCAATGCCATTAATTTATTCCCGCGGCCACAATTAAGTTACTTCCCACGTTGGATGTTTGAAAACACGCTTACGTTTATAGGGCTCCCTCCCTATTGCTACTCTGACAAATTATCATTAGAGGTCACTTTCTTTTTGTTGATGCGTTTACAATTTACACACGCATTTTAGTtgccactctttctttctctttctcttatatatatatacatatatatatatatatatgtgtgtgtctaTTAAATTTACATATGATTTAACCGATCTCGTCAAACTTTCTAGTactaaattatatatatacagtTTTATCAACACCTAATCCTTGGTCATGACCCTTTCCCTAATCTTTGGTCATGATGATGcacatctttctttcttttatttattctttcTATTTCTTTgggatttgttttttttttataaacaatAGTCGAGTGGGGGCGGAAGGAGGGGTAGTATAGGTTTACACATGATATGAAATAATACTACACTACTACTCCTTATCCTACTtaggcaaaaataaataaatatatataaataaaaagcaaaagaaaaagaaaaaggttgatggcgttggaaattGGATTGGTAAGGGCACCTTATCCTACCATTTGAGTAAAATCCTCTCTCCACTTTATATCATTTCTTCTCCACCTTTCAATTTTCATATCCGGAAGCGGGAGAGAATCATTAGCCATACAAATCTCATTGCTTATTGCTTATTATCAATGGTCCCTCCATATATGTAAAGGGCCACCTTTTTGGCCATATTGGAATTGGATGAGTTAGTGCCCCGATTGTCCTCCCATTAAGTAATTTCTCATTATTGCCCTATGTGCAATTatgcatctctctctctctctctctcacatctATATTATTGAAGTTAATTGCTTGGCTTTGTCCTCAATCTCAATCAAAGAGCGCAATTATAGTGCTAATCATGATCGCAAAAAAACGGAAGCTTACACAGATGGGTTTGGAATCACTCTGCTCACTTCTTCTTGTCATTAGTCTAATGGAATTAGGAAGGTTGAGTTGGGACTTGGGGGCCATAAACATAGGCCGGGGGGTAGAGAGTCAGTATAGGGTCGCATTCAGCTATTTTCCCCATTGGGTCCCAAGTTAAGTTGGACGCCTTTTTGAGACCCGCGGCTTCCCACTCCCACccaaagaaaccaaaaaaaaaaaaaaaagggaaattagTTACTTGTAGTACTTTCTCTCCAGTTCTTCACTGTTTGGTAAGCAGCAGCCATCCGCACGAAATGCTGCGCTGAAGCATTTATGCACGAACGTTCATCTGTTTCTCAACAGGAATTGTAGTCCCCTTAAACCGATTCGGCCTTTCCATTTAAAAGTTCGAAATGGTACCTTCAAAAACTTGGCATCACCTGGATTACGCACTGCCTCTACAAAATACGCAAGAAGATTAAACACCCGACGCTGTATTGTGTCGTGCTCTGGGATGAGATGCGAAATTAATCAAGAATTCGAGGTTtgttcttccaaaaaaaaaaaaagggtcagcGGTTTACGTGACCATTCCATTTCCATAAACCCAAACCATTTTATTCCTAATTTCTCAAGTCAGGCCATCACAAAATGGGTAAATGATGAGCTCAGTTCCCTAATTTCTCCAGGGACCTTCAACTCTACTTGAACAAAAATCCTCAAGAATTCCAAAACTTGCAAAGGTGCGCAGCCTAGTACAAGCGTTTTCGGCAATCTTCTGCTCCACAATAGCATGGCTGCACCTTTACCTCACCATC from the Coffea arabica cultivar ET-39 chromosome 11e, Coffea Arabica ET-39 HiFi, whole genome shotgun sequence genome contains:
- the LOC140021485 gene encoding trihelix transcription factor ASR3-like gives rise to the protein MALEQLSLAVAAAPPHSDSPSPSPSTAALNGRQPPTTALDPHKDDDSAKVPRLPRWTRQEILVLIQGKRVAENRVRRGRTAGLAFGSAHVEPKWASVSSYCKRHGVNRGPVQCRKRWSNLAGDFKKIKEWESQIREETDSFWLMRNDLRRERKLPGFFDREVYDILDGGGRADGATPAAEEGAEELVLALAPSATEGPEEADAETEAVFDSGRSAAADDGLFSDFDQSVQEEVVGSPDKEFRPANETPVTAVPAPTPISEKQYQPISQGHPAQGTSFEKQPSLNPEIGSTQEGKKRKRYIAEVDEQDEMKSLHDQLIEAFERNGKLLSSQLESQNVHLQLDREQRKDQANSLISVLHKLADALGRIADKL